The sequence below is a genomic window from Thalassomonas haliotis.
AAAACTGGTTTTGCCGTCAACTATACTGGCCCCGGCATTGACAAACTCTTCATCGGTAAAACTGGCTCTACTTCCGGCTCCCGACTCCACCTGCACCGAAAAACCTAGTTTAATTAAAGCCGCCACTGCGGTCGGCGAACCGGCAATGCGATTTTCACCCGATTGTGACTCCGAGGGAATTCCTATGATCATAAAACACCTTCAACAAAGTAAAATTAGCGAGAGCGAACACATGAAATACTGAGTACTGCGTTATATTTCCTAGACTTTCTCTTGTACCTTTAATGTTGTACCACTTATCGCAGTGCGATAACACAGCAAAAAGCAAGAATGGGGCTATTTTGAATATTCAAATCGGTAATACCTTATACAAATGGCTGAAAATTATCGTTATTACCGAAAGTTATCCGTAGGTTTCATGTCTTTACGGGCAGCGATGGCAGCATTGACCAGGAAGGAAAATCAGCAGACCCTAATAATGTTGATACCTGATAAGGCAAAAGCCCCTGAACGGGGCTTGAAGTGTTCTGCTATAAAATCAGCAAACCTTAAGCGCTTTTATTTCTTCGCTTAAAGCCCAGGCCTAGCAACCCCATTCCCAGTAACAACAAGGTTTCCGGCTCTGGCACCCGGCTTAAACTCACCATGGTATAGAAAGTGGATGACTTTTCTTCCTCCGTCCAAAAACGGTCGCGGTCTATCGGGGTTGCACCGTCTTCAGAAAAGAAAACCGTTAGCGCAAAATGTTCACCGTCGATATAAAAAGGAATTGAGAACGGCAAGGTATCAGGCAGAGGGTCGGGGTTATTAACAGAGAAATCAAAGTAATCATCACAGGCTGAGATATAAACATGGTCGCCGCTGCCGGCATGAACATCATCATTGATGCGCTCACAATCATCAATAGAAGTGGTATTAAAGGTTTCTTTAAAATCAATATTAAATTCGCCGGTAACACCGCTGGCAAAATCATCTACTACCGTAGAGCTGCCAAAACCTGCCGAAATACCACCGGCATGGCTACTGGTGAAATCCAGGGTACCGGCAATTGATGCCGTCATTAACCAGGCATATTGAGCGCTGATATCAAAATTATTATGGGTCAGGGAAGAAATTGCGTAAGCCGTATCCAGGGCATCGATATCGGGAGCATAGTTTTCCAAAACCAAAGAGCTATAAACTCCACTGCCTCCCCAGCGCAAACCTTCGTGTACACTTGTACCGCCGCTTTGATCCACATCCCTGACCAGGGTGCCGTCAGGCATTTGACTGACGTATTCGGTAGAGGCAACGCCTTGCGAGAGATCTTCAGTATATTGGTTGAATCCGCCACCGGCGGTAATTGACATG
It includes:
- a CDS encoding THxN family PEP-CTERM protein yields the protein MKYHGLMKKISLGILAGVLSAQANATYMSITAGGGFNQYTEDLSQGVASTEYVSQMPDGTLVRDVDQSGGTSVHEGLRWGGSGVYSSLVLENYAPDIDALDTAYAISSLTHNNFDISAQYAWLMTASIAGTLDFTSSHAGGISAGFGSSTVVDDFASGVTGEFNIDFKETFNTTSIDDCERINDDVHAGSGDHVYISACDDYFDFSVNNPDPLPDTLPFSIPFYIDGEHFALTVFFSEDGATPIDRDRFWTEEEKSSTFYTMVSLSRVPEPETLLLLGMGLLGLGFKRRNKSA